One genomic region from Ornithinimicrobium flavum encodes:
- a CDS encoding DUF4212 domain-containing protein yields MGVLLVIWALVSFGAGILFVEPLNNLSFTIFGIPVGFWFAQQGSIITFVILIAVYVWRMDKLDKEFGIDEYEQAVHHQ; encoded by the coding sequence ATGGGCGTGCTCCTCGTGATCTGGGCCCTGGTGTCGTTCGGCGCCGGGATCCTCTTCGTGGAGCCGCTCAACAACCTCAGCTTCACCATCTTCGGGATCCCGGTGGGCTTCTGGTTCGCCCAGCAGGGCTCGATCATCACCTTCGTCATCCTCATCGCGGTCTACGTGTGGCGGATGGACAAGCTGGACAAGGAGTTCGGGATCGACGAGTACGAGCAGGCGGTGCATCACCAGTGA
- a CDS encoding YbfB/YjiJ family MFS transporter, whose product MRTPGRPDRSASLWVVAALASGPLVSLGLARFAYALLLPEMQDRFGWTYAQAGVLNTANAVGYLLGALAGAGAARRWGTRRVFLLGTVGTTLALALTALAPGYAALLATRALAGAAGALAFVLGGALVATATSGHPPAAAARLLGLYYGGSGLGMTIAGLLVPLVLERSGPLGWRWGWLSLAAVGSLACLAALLGLRQQADPPPRGVEHRSWRRGSIGWVTAGYVLFGLGYIAYLTFAVAYLAELGAGAAQVAVFWAVLGLAATVGGLAWAPLLGRLGGARGMAAVLAVLALGTLLPLWQPRPWAFLLSAVLVGGSFLSAVTGVTIAVRHVLPAPLWTAGLGFATVAFGVGQSLGPWLSGAVADRAGGIAAGLAASAALLLVGAVLALPQREARPVRNRPS is encoded by the coding sequence ATGCGCACCCCCGGCCGACCCGACCGGTCGGCCAGCCTCTGGGTCGTCGCCGCCCTCGCATCCGGGCCGCTGGTCTCGCTGGGACTGGCCCGCTTCGCCTACGCCCTTCTCCTGCCGGAGATGCAGGACCGGTTCGGATGGACCTACGCGCAGGCCGGGGTCCTCAACACCGCCAACGCGGTCGGCTACCTCCTCGGCGCGCTCGCCGGGGCGGGAGCGGCGCGACGCTGGGGCACCAGGAGGGTCTTCCTGCTGGGCACCGTGGGCACCACCCTCGCCCTGGCACTCACCGCCCTGGCTCCCGGGTATGCGGCGCTGCTGGCGACCCGGGCCCTGGCCGGCGCGGCCGGCGCGCTGGCCTTCGTCCTCGGAGGGGCGCTCGTCGCCACCGCGACGAGCGGGCACCCGCCCGCCGCGGCCGCCCGGCTGCTGGGTCTCTACTACGGGGGCTCCGGCCTCGGGATGACGATCGCGGGCCTGCTGGTCCCGCTCGTCCTCGAACGGTCCGGCCCCCTGGGCTGGCGGTGGGGCTGGCTGTCGCTCGCCGCAGTCGGGTCGCTCGCGTGCCTGGCCGCGCTCCTCGGGCTGCGGCAGCAGGCCGACCCCCCACCACGGGGGGTCGAGCACCGGTCGTGGCGTCGGGGGTCGATCGGCTGGGTCACCGCGGGGTACGTGTTGTTCGGTCTGGGGTACATCGCCTACCTCACCTTCGCCGTGGCCTACCTCGCCGAGCTCGGGGCCGGGGCTGCCCAGGTGGCGGTCTTCTGGGCGGTCCTGGGACTGGCGGCGACCGTGGGCGGCCTCGCCTGGGCGCCGCTCCTGGGTCGGCTGGGCGGTGCCCGAGGGATGGCCGCCGTCCTGGCGGTCCTCGCGCTCGGGACGCTCCTGCCGCTGTGGCAGCCCCGGCCGTGGGCCTTCCTGCTCAGCGCCGTCCTCGTCGGAGGCAGCTTCCTGTCGGCGGTGACCGGCGTGACGATCGCCGTCCGGCACGTCCTGCCCGCGCCGCTGTGGACCGCCGGCCTGGGCTTCGCCACGGTCGCGTTCGGCGTCGGTCAGTCGCTCGGGCCGTGGCTGTCCGGGGCGGTGGCCGACCGAGCCGGCGGGATCGCCGCGGGTCTGGCCGCCTCGGCCGCCCTCCTCCTGGTCGGCGCCGTGCTCGCCCTCCCCCAGCGCGAGGCACGCCCGGTGCGGAACCGCCCGTCCTGA
- a CDS encoding murein biosynthesis integral membrane protein MurJ, protein MAARSGVGRAALLVSALTALSTVLGLVRDAVIAAVYGAGAQLDAWFVALGLSSILLGVLGTSLNRAVTPQVAREADGEGPGMPCAGHPGWWTASVVGTVSIGVVGVLLGLAAGPVSVVLAPGLAASDDGTLVLLVRVVLLATVLIAATDLLAGLAHGHGIFRWAALQGVPFNVAMISAAGLLGPRLGIVALAWGFVVGSLLRLALQLWPAVRLRWRLAARLDLRGPAWREISAMVPALMVGQAVVNVNTLVDRAVASTVEEGAVTAIFLGWRLVNLPQVLVVAALMAPLYPAMGAASGDPRALRRLVHRGTAVTLTVLTPVVVVLAVVPERVVSLAFGRGGFDDAAVAATATALVWLLPALLAVGWRQVVVSASYAVGDTRGPVAISILAMVVNVVGDLRWPPCWACPGSSCPRRSPCCSPPSSRAGCWPVATACSPPRSRADSCPGRRWEPWPRGRSAP, encoded by the coding sequence ATGGCTGCGCGCTCCGGCGTGGGGCGCGCAGCCCTGCTCGTCTCCGCCCTCACCGCGCTGTCCACCGTCCTCGGCCTGGTCCGGGACGCGGTGATCGCCGCCGTCTACGGGGCGGGTGCGCAGCTGGACGCCTGGTTCGTGGCGCTGGGGCTGTCGAGCATCCTGCTCGGTGTCCTCGGCACCTCCCTCAACCGGGCCGTCACCCCGCAGGTCGCCCGGGAGGCAGACGGCGAGGGCCCGGGTATGCCGTGCGCCGGCCACCCCGGCTGGTGGACCGCCAGCGTGGTGGGGACGGTGTCCATCGGCGTCGTCGGGGTGCTCCTGGGGTTGGCCGCAGGCCCCGTCTCGGTCGTGCTGGCCCCCGGCCTCGCCGCGAGCGACGACGGCACGCTGGTGCTCCTCGTCCGGGTGGTGCTGCTGGCGACCGTCCTCATCGCCGCGACCGACCTGCTCGCGGGGCTGGCCCACGGGCACGGGATCTTCCGGTGGGCCGCGCTGCAGGGTGTGCCCTTCAACGTCGCGATGATCAGCGCCGCGGGACTGCTGGGACCGCGTCTGGGGATCGTCGCCCTGGCCTGGGGCTTCGTCGTCGGATCGCTCCTGCGGCTGGCGCTGCAGCTGTGGCCGGCGGTCCGGCTGCGCTGGCGGCTCGCCGCCCGGCTGGACCTGCGCGGCCCCGCCTGGCGGGAGATCAGCGCGATGGTCCCGGCCCTGATGGTCGGCCAGGCGGTGGTCAACGTCAACACCCTTGTGGACCGCGCCGTCGCCTCGACCGTCGAGGAGGGTGCCGTGACCGCGATCTTCCTGGGGTGGCGCCTGGTCAACCTTCCGCAGGTCCTGGTCGTCGCCGCTCTCATGGCGCCCCTCTACCCGGCCATGGGGGCCGCCTCCGGCGATCCCCGGGCGCTGCGTCGGCTGGTGCACCGGGGGACGGCCGTCACCCTCACCGTCCTCACCCCCGTCGTCGTGGTCCTGGCCGTCGTACCCGAGCGTGTCGTGTCCCTGGCCTTCGGCCGCGGCGGTTTCGACGACGCGGCGGTCGCGGCGACCGCCACGGCCCTGGTGTGGCTGCTCCCTGCCCTCCTCGCCGTGGGGTGGCGGCAGGTCGTCGTGAGCGCGTCCTACGCCGTCGGCGACACCCGCGGACCCGTCGCGATCAGCATCCTGGCGATGGTTGTCAACGTCGTCGGGGACCTACGCTGGCCCCCGTGCTGGGCGTGCCCGGGATCGTCCTGTCCACGTCGGTCTCCTTGCTGCTCGCCGCCGTCCTCACGAGCCGGCTGCTGGCCCGTCGCCACGGCCTGCTCGCCGCCGCGGTCGCGCGCGGACAGCTGTCCCGGGCGACGGTGGGAGCCCTGGCCGCGGGGTCGCTCGGCGCCCTGA
- a CDS encoding beta-propeller domain-containing protein: MSSRHRRTGPGQRPSRLPLLLVPPLLAGVAACTPADVLTPAAAQAATLTDFGSCEELLAYFQEHALEQVGPWGLGSGGRFGGWDDAASGDAAEAGADTGVQLSGGSQVGVDFSGTNNQEQGVEEPDIVQTDGELILTVRGGHLVVVDVPSAEVVGRAALPMRGEGGSELLLDRDARRALVLTTEWSGGGWSPAATRADGLTTYPAFGTERTVVTTVDLSNPAQPVVTGSVRLEGSYRSARMHDGAARVVLVTQPPGLSFVQPRDGSLRAEQEAEDANRAILEESTIEDWLPHLQTVRDGRADGTEPALACEDVARPPEFAGLATMSVLTFDLTGEPRPTSAGAVVANGSTVYASADRLVVATSPWEAWPVAGDVAIGPGPQDPGRTALHTFDLSRDGRTDYLASGWVEGRLLNQFALDEQDGIIRVATTKDSTSGAPSSSSLVVLAQQGQALVERGRVDDLGVTEQIYAVRYLSPELAAVVTFRQTDPLYLVDTSDPSAPTLAGELKIPGYSAYLHPVGDGRLLGIGQDATEDGRTTGLQVSLFDVSEPTTPTRLSHLTFEDHYSEAEHDHRAFLWWEPTGQVFLPAASWTGDKEWVGVLSARVDGQEVDRGARLQLGGSDRGWDYGRRTLVVDDQLWVLGESTLRAVDLVTMEEQARVDL; this comes from the coding sequence ATGAGCAGCCGCCACCGTCGGACCGGTCCCGGTCAGAGGCCGTCCCGTCTTCCTCTCCTGCTCGTCCCCCCGCTCCTGGCCGGCGTCGCTGCCTGCACGCCTGCGGACGTGCTCACCCCAGCGGCGGCCCAGGCGGCGACGCTGACCGACTTCGGGTCCTGCGAGGAGCTGCTGGCCTACTTCCAGGAGCACGCCCTCGAGCAGGTGGGACCGTGGGGCCTCGGCTCGGGCGGACGGTTCGGCGGGTGGGACGACGCCGCCTCCGGTGACGCGGCCGAGGCGGGCGCGGACACCGGGGTGCAGCTGAGCGGGGGCAGCCAGGTCGGCGTGGACTTCTCCGGCACGAACAACCAGGAGCAGGGGGTCGAGGAGCCGGACATCGTCCAGACCGACGGCGAGCTCATCCTCACCGTGCGGGGCGGGCACCTCGTCGTCGTGGACGTGCCGAGCGCCGAGGTGGTCGGGCGGGCGGCCCTCCCGATGCGGGGCGAGGGCGGGAGCGAGCTGCTGCTGGACCGGGACGCCCGCCGGGCCCTGGTGCTCACCACGGAGTGGTCGGGGGGAGGCTGGTCCCCCGCCGCCACCCGCGCCGACGGGCTCACGACCTACCCCGCCTTCGGCACCGAACGGACGGTGGTGACCACGGTCGACCTGAGCAACCCGGCGCAGCCGGTCGTCACCGGCTCCGTCCGGCTCGAGGGGTCCTACCGGTCGGCGCGGATGCACGACGGTGCCGCGAGGGTGGTGCTCGTGACCCAGCCGCCGGGGCTGTCCTTCGTCCAGCCCCGCGACGGCTCCCTGCGCGCCGAGCAGGAGGCCGAGGACGCCAACCGGGCCATCCTGGAGGAGTCCACGATCGAGGACTGGCTGCCCCACCTCCAGACGGTGCGGGACGGGCGGGCCGACGGCACCGAGCCGGCGCTGGCCTGCGAGGACGTCGCCCGGCCGCCGGAGTTCGCGGGACTGGCCACGATGTCCGTGCTCACCTTCGACCTCACCGGCGAGCCGCGCCCCACCTCCGCGGGAGCGGTGGTCGCCAACGGCTCCACCGTCTACGCCTCGGCCGACCGGCTCGTCGTCGCCACCAGCCCGTGGGAGGCCTGGCCCGTCGCCGGTGACGTCGCGATCGGCCCCGGACCACAGGACCCGGGGCGGACCGCGTTGCACACCTTCGACCTGAGCCGGGACGGACGCACCGACTACCTGGCCTCCGGATGGGTGGAGGGCCGGCTGCTCAACCAGTTCGCCCTGGACGAGCAGGACGGCATCATCCGGGTGGCCACCACCAAGGACAGCACGTCGGGCGCACCCTCGAGCAGCTCGCTGGTGGTGCTCGCGCAGCAGGGCCAGGCGCTCGTGGAGCGCGGCCGCGTCGACGACCTGGGCGTCACAGAGCAGATCTACGCGGTGCGCTACCTCTCGCCGGAGCTCGCCGCCGTCGTGACCTTCCGGCAGACCGACCCGCTCTACCTCGTCGACACCTCCGACCCGTCGGCCCCAACCCTGGCGGGCGAGCTGAAGATCCCCGGCTACTCCGCCTACCTGCACCCCGTCGGGGACGGCCGCCTGCTGGGGATCGGTCAGGACGCGACCGAGGACGGGAGGACGACGGGCCTGCAGGTCTCCCTCTTCGACGTGTCCGAGCCGACCACCCCCACCCGCCTGTCGCACCTGACCTTCGAGGACCACTACTCCGAGGCCGAGCACGACCACCGGGCCTTCCTCTGGTGGGAGCCGACGGGGCAGGTCTTCCTCCCGGCAGCCTCCTGGACGGGGGACAAGGAGTGGGTGGGGGTGCTCAGCGCCCGGGTGGACGGCCAGGAGGTCGACCGGGGGGCGCGGCTGCAGCTCGGTGGCTCCGACCGGGGATGGGACTACGGTCGGCGGACGCTCGTCGTGGACGACCAGCTGTGGGTCCTCGGCGAGTCCACCCTTCGCGCCGTCGACCTCGTCACGATGGAGGAGCAGGCCCGGGTCGACCTCTGA
- a CDS encoding bifunctional o-acetylhomoserine/o-acetylserine sulfhydrylase: MTYRDFTTRQIHAGQTPDAATGSRALPIYQTTSYVFADADQAANRFALAELGPIYTRITNPTQEVVENRLADLEGGVGALLVASGSSAITLAILNVAGAGDHIVSSPSLYGGTQNLFAHTLPRLGIEVTFVADPSDPESWREAARDNTKAFFGETVANPSGDVLDIAPVSAVAHEVGVPLIVDNTIATPYLTRPIEHGADVVVHSATKYLGGHGTSIAGAIVDGGTFDYGRSGRFPGFTEPDPSYNGLVYAETLGADGIFGVNLSYILKARVQLLRDLGPAVSPFNAFLVAQGIETLSLRLDRHVENARKVAGWLEGHEQVEHVVYAGLPGHPSYERAQKYLPKGPGAVLAFEIAGGVEAGKAFVSALELHSNVANIGDVRSLVIHPASTTHSQLDEQALRAAGVTPGLVRLAVGLEGIEDILADLETGFEAARAVARRTEAA, from the coding sequence ATGACCTACCGCGACTTCACCACCCGTCAGATCCACGCCGGCCAGACCCCCGACGCCGCCACCGGCTCCCGGGCGCTGCCGATCTACCAGACCACCTCCTACGTCTTCGCCGACGCCGACCAGGCCGCCAACCGCTTCGCCCTGGCCGAGCTCGGCCCCATCTACACCCGGATCACCAACCCGACCCAGGAGGTGGTGGAGAACCGGCTCGCCGACCTCGAGGGCGGCGTCGGGGCGCTCCTGGTCGCCTCCGGCTCCTCGGCGATCACCCTGGCGATCCTCAACGTCGCGGGCGCCGGCGACCACATCGTCTCCTCCCCGAGCCTCTACGGCGGCACCCAGAACCTCTTCGCCCACACCCTGCCCAGGCTCGGCATCGAGGTCACCTTCGTGGCGGACCCGTCCGACCCCGAGTCGTGGCGGGAGGCCGCCCGGGACAACACCAAGGCCTTCTTCGGCGAGACCGTCGCCAACCCGAGCGGGGACGTCCTGGACATCGCACCCGTCTCGGCGGTGGCGCACGAGGTCGGTGTCCCGCTCATCGTCGACAACACCATCGCCACCCCCTACCTCACCCGTCCGATCGAGCACGGCGCCGACGTCGTGGTCCACTCGGCGACCAAGTACCTCGGCGGGCACGGCACCTCGATCGCCGGTGCGATCGTCGACGGCGGCACCTTCGACTACGGGCGCAGCGGCCGCTTCCCCGGCTTCACCGAGCCCGACCCGTCCTACAACGGGCTGGTCTACGCCGAGACGCTGGGCGCGGACGGGATCTTCGGGGTCAACCTGTCCTACATCCTCAAGGCCCGGGTGCAGCTGCTGCGCGACCTCGGTCCGGCGGTCTCCCCGTTCAACGCCTTCCTGGTGGCCCAGGGCATCGAGACGCTCTCGCTGCGCCTGGACCGGCACGTCGAGAACGCCCGGAAGGTCGCGGGGTGGCTGGAGGGTCACGAGCAGGTCGAGCACGTCGTCTACGCCGGCCTGCCGGGGCACCCGTCCTACGAGCGGGCCCAGAAGTACCTCCCCAAGGGACCCGGCGCGGTGCTGGCCTTCGAGATCGCCGGCGGGGTGGAGGCGGGCAAGGCCTTCGTCTCGGCGCTGGAGCTGCACAGCAACGTCGCCAACATCGGTGACGTGCGTTCCCTGGTCATCCACCCGGCCTCGACCACGCACAGCCAGCTCGACGAGCAGGCCCTGCGCGCCGCGGGCGTGACCCCGGGCCTGGTGCGTCTCGCCGTGGGGCTGGAGGGGATCGAGGACATCCTCGCGGACCTGGAGACCGGCTTCGAGGCGGCGCGGGCCGTGGCCCGGCGCACCGAGGCGGCCTGA
- the metX gene encoding homoserine O-acetyltransferase MetX produces MTAPTSRAPVPAPSDLPPRRPADGRRRTRPVGALALEGGGRLEEVRVTYQTWGSLNAARDNAVLVLHALTGDSHVVGGRGPNQPTPGWWPGLIGPGAPIDTDEWFVVAPAVLGGCRGTTGPSSPAPDGRPYGSTFPRVTVRDQVRAEALLADAVGIHAFAMVVGGSVGGMRALEWAVTYPGRVRRCVVLASGARATADQIAWAAPQLAAIRLDPGYSGGDYYPGPGPRAGLEIARQIAHATYRSAAELELRFGAEPQEGEDPLRGGRYAVQSYLEHHGRKLVRRFDANAYLALTEAMCSHDVGRGRGGVEAALRRITAELTVGVVSSDRLFPPADGQVVASSPACRELAVIESPYGHDAFLIETDQVFALIHRALTSQAVPPDNRPPAPAGVVPAAGVAAGPALW; encoded by the coding sequence ATGACCGCCCCAACGTCCCGGGCCCCGGTCCCGGCCCCGAGCGACCTTCCGCCCCGGCGGCCCGCCGACGGACGACGCCGGACCCGCCCGGTCGGGGCCCTCGCCCTCGAGGGCGGCGGCCGCCTGGAGGAGGTCCGCGTCACCTACCAGACGTGGGGCTCGCTCAACGCGGCCCGGGACAACGCGGTGCTGGTGCTGCACGCGCTCACCGGTGACAGCCACGTCGTCGGCGGGCGCGGGCCGAACCAGCCCACCCCGGGCTGGTGGCCGGGGCTCATCGGTCCGGGCGCCCCGATCGACACCGACGAGTGGTTCGTCGTGGCCCCGGCCGTCCTGGGCGGCTGCCGGGGCACGACGGGCCCCTCGTCGCCGGCCCCGGACGGGCGGCCCTACGGCTCCACCTTCCCCCGCGTCACCGTCCGCGACCAGGTGCGCGCGGAGGCCCTGCTCGCCGACGCCGTGGGCATCCACGCCTTCGCGATGGTCGTCGGGGGGTCGGTCGGCGGGATGCGGGCGCTGGAGTGGGCGGTCACGTACCCGGGGCGGGTGCGGCGGTGCGTCGTGCTCGCCTCGGGGGCGCGAGCCACCGCCGACCAGATCGCCTGGGCCGCACCGCAGCTCGCCGCCATCCGGCTCGACCCGGGCTACTCCGGGGGTGACTACTACCCCGGTCCCGGGCCGCGGGCCGGCCTGGAGATCGCCCGCCAGATCGCCCACGCCACCTACCGCTCGGCGGCCGAGCTGGAGCTCCGCTTCGGGGCCGAGCCGCAGGAGGGAGAGGATCCGCTGCGCGGCGGACGGTATGCCGTGCAGTCCTACCTGGAGCACCACGGCCGCAAGCTGGTGCGCCGCTTCGACGCCAACGCTTACCTGGCGCTCACCGAGGCGATGTGCTCGCACGACGTCGGGCGGGGGCGCGGCGGGGTGGAGGCCGCGCTGCGCCGGATCACCGCCGAGCTCACGGTCGGGGTCGTCTCCAGCGACCGGCTCTTCCCGCCCGCCGACGGGCAGGTGGTGGCCTCCTCCCCCGCCTGCCGAGAGCTGGCGGTGATCGAGTCCCCCTACGGGCACGACGCGTTCCTCATCGAGACCGACCAGGTCTTCGCACTCATCCACCGGGCGCTCACGAGCCAGGCCGTGCCGCCGGACAACCGTCCTCCCGCGCCGGCGGGAGTGGTCCCCGCAGCGGGCGTGGCCGCCGGACCCGCCCTGTGGTGA
- a CDS encoding sodium:solute symporter family protein, with product MSAASFISMAGIVAFSQNGYAGSVYLMGWTGGYVLLAMLLAPYLRKFGKYTVPDFVGDRYNETARLVAVVCALVVSFVYVAGQMAGVGVVFQRFLGVDRTWGVVIGMTIVFFYAVLGGMKGITWTQVAQYSVLIVAYIIPAVAISLQLAGNPLPQIGFGQILGELDGLQRDLGIEAYTEAFTQTSMLNMILITAALMFGTAGLPHVIVRFYTARSVRAARYSALWALFFISLLYTTAPAVGAFSKFNVLNTIPGTAVDSTPTWFNSWRDVGLIEVNDLNGNGIIDVAGGLGPGTELIINNDIVVLATPEIAGLPAPIVGLVAAGGLAAALSTASGLLLVISSSVANDIYWKRINPRATDKQQLTVGRIAMAAAILVAGYLGINPPGFVAEVVALAFGLAAASFFPILFLGIFWKKATAWGAAAGMSVGIVFTLGYQLWTLPAFLGNEPIWDIPATGVGTIGMILNLLTIFIVSQFTPAPSELMQKVVEDVRYPGRSELVLAHAEGHLDEYAQEHHLGDPSGEDRRDGH from the coding sequence ATGAGCGCCGCGTCGTTCATCTCGATGGCGGGCATCGTCGCCTTCTCGCAGAACGGCTACGCCGGCTCGGTCTACCTCATGGGCTGGACCGGCGGCTACGTGCTGCTCGCGATGCTCCTGGCGCCCTACCTGCGCAAGTTCGGCAAGTACACCGTGCCCGACTTCGTCGGCGACCGCTACAACGAGACCGCCCGCCTGGTCGCCGTGGTCTGCGCGCTCGTCGTCTCCTTCGTCTACGTCGCCGGGCAGATGGCCGGTGTGGGCGTGGTCTTCCAGCGCTTCCTCGGCGTCGACCGCACCTGGGGCGTCGTGATCGGTATGACGATCGTCTTCTTCTACGCCGTCCTTGGCGGGATGAAGGGCATCACCTGGACCCAGGTGGCGCAGTACTCCGTGCTGATCGTCGCCTACATCATCCCGGCCGTCGCGATCTCGCTGCAGCTGGCCGGCAACCCCCTGCCGCAGATCGGCTTCGGCCAGATCCTCGGCGAGCTGGACGGGCTGCAGCGCGACCTGGGCATCGAGGCCTACACCGAGGCCTTCACCCAGACCTCGATGCTCAACATGATCCTCATCACGGCCGCGCTTATGTTCGGCACCGCGGGCCTGCCGCACGTCATCGTCCGCTTCTACACCGCACGGTCGGTGCGGGCGGCGCGCTACTCGGCGCTGTGGGCCCTGTTCTTCATCTCGCTGCTCTACACCACGGCCCCGGCCGTCGGTGCGTTCAGCAAGTTCAACGTGCTCAACACGATTCCTGGCACGGCCGTCGACTCCACCCCCACCTGGTTCAACAGCTGGCGGGACGTCGGTCTCATCGAGGTGAACGACCTCAACGGCAACGGGATCATCGACGTGGCCGGTGGCCTGGGCCCGGGCACCGAGCTGATCATCAACAACGATATCGTCGTCCTGGCCACCCCGGAGATCGCCGGCCTGCCGGCCCCGATCGTGGGTCTGGTCGCGGCCGGCGGCCTCGCGGCGGCGCTGTCCACCGCCTCGGGTCTGCTGCTGGTCATCTCCAGCTCGGTCGCCAACGACATCTACTGGAAGCGGATCAACCCCCGGGCCACCGACAAGCAGCAGCTGACGGTCGGCCGGATCGCCATGGCCGCCGCCATCCTGGTCGCCGGCTACCTGGGCATCAACCCCCCCGGCTTCGTCGCGGAGGTGGTCGCGCTCGCCTTCGGCCTGGCGGCCGCCAGCTTCTTCCCGATCCTGTTCCTCGGGATCTTCTGGAAGAAGGCGACCGCCTGGGGTGCCGCGGCAGGGATGTCGGTGGGCATCGTCTTCACGCTGGGCTACCAGCTGTGGACGCTGCCGGCCTTCCTGGGCAACGAGCCGATCTGGGACATCCCGGCCACCGGTGTCGGCACGATCGGCATGATCCTCAACCTGCTGACGATCTTCATCGTGTCGCAGTTCACGCCCGCACCGAGCGAGCTGATGCAGAAGGTGGTCGAGGACGTCCGCTACCCCGGCCGCTCCGAGCTGGTCCTCGCGCACGCCGAGGGCCACCTGGACGAGTACGCCCAGGAGCACCACCTCGGTGACCCCTCCGGGGAGGACCGTCGGGACGGACACTGA